The Colias croceus chromosome 21, ilColCroc2.1 genome window below encodes:
- the LOC123701356 gene encoding ras-related protein Rab-30 → MEDYKFLFKVVLVGNAGVGKTCLVRRFTQGLFPPGQGATIGVDFMIKTVEVDGEKVKLQIWDTAGQERFRSITQSYYRSAHALILVYDISCQPTFDCLPDWLREIEEYANNKVLRILVGNKTDREDREIPRHIGEDFAQRHGMYFLETSAKEAENVERLFMEIAVELMEQAKCKDLPKYDGSLGPINGKSSSIGDSSCCFRS, encoded by the exons ATGGAGGAttacaagtttttatttaaagtagtGCTCGTTGGAAACGCAGGTGTAGGCAAAACATGTTTAGTGCGGAGATTTACGCAAGGACTATTTCCTCCAGGTCAAGGTGCTACAATCGGTGTTGATTTTATGATTAAAACTGTTGAAGTCGATGGAGAGAAAGTAAAG CTACAAATATGGGATACGGCAGGGCAAGAGAGATTTCGTTCAATCACACAGAGCTACTATAGATCAGCTCATGCACTTATTCTTGTGTATGATATATCTTGCCAACCCACGTTCGACTGTCTGCCGGATTGGCTCAGGGAAATAGAAGAATATGCTAATAATAAGGTGCTGAGAATATTAGTTG GTAATAAAACTGATAGAGAAGATAGAGAAATACCAAGGCATATTGGTGAAGATTTTGCACAGCGTCACGGGATGTACTTTCTGGAGACCTCAGCGAAGGAGGCAGAAAATGTTGAGCGACTTTTTATGGAAATTGCAGTGGAATTGATGGAA CAAGCAAAATGCAAGGATTTGCCAAAATACGATGGTAGCTTAGGACCAATAAATGGCAAATCGTCATCCATTGGTGATTCTTCTTGCTGCTTTAGGTCGTAG
- the LOC123701376 gene encoding speckle-type POZ protein-like — protein MSNVNYTIRTEGQTKINTIIWTVPCFETLLEIKTSREFRTENPKDKPGDLANSKFQLKMQFLGRFNDIIEIYYLSPIPVFLKSILTICLKRFEERSIVIKEYHTVQANKWQYLATLYKRDIVSYDGRDTFLLSDGSLRLKFQFMVTNDIKVDRAHVPEAQLSDDFESLLNNGLFSDVVIKCAEGNEFKVHKAVLASRSLVLKAHFEHNTTECITNILESPLESEVLREVLTFIYSDRAPRVDEIPEKLLAAADYYQLGRLKSLCEEALHKKLTVNNAIKTLQLADLHSAKTLKNLTLEFIKDGQAKLITKTEGWAMVKSVELIKSIYEHIMTDDVDADIK, from the coding sequence ATGTCGAatgtaaattatacaattCGAACGGAAggtcaaacaaaaataaacactatTATTTGGACAGTACCATGTTTCGAAACcttattagaaattaaaacatcCCGAGAATTTCGGACAGAAAATCCAAAAGATAAACCCGGTGATTTAgcaaattcaaaatttcaattaaaaatgcaatttCTCGGCAGATTCAATGATATAATCGAGATATATTACTTATCACCCATACCAGTTTTTCTCAAATCAATACTTACCATATGTTTAAAGAGATTTGAAGAGCGATCAATTGTGATAAAAGAATACCACACAGTACAAGCCAACAAATGGCAATACCTAGCAACACTATATAAACGTGATATTGTAAGCTATGATGGGCGTGATACATTCCTATTGAGCGATGGCAGTCTACGCCTCAAATTTCAGTTCATGGTGACAAATGACATAAAAGTCGACCGAGCTCATGTGCCCGAGGCCCAACTCAGTGATGATTTTGAAAGCCTCTTGAATAATGGCTTATTTTCAGATGTGGTTATAAAGTGTGCAGAAGGAAATGAATTCAAAGTACACAAAGCTGTATTGGCCAGTCGTAGTTTGGTTTTAAAGGCTCACTTTGAACATAACACTACTGAATGTATAACAAACATTCTTGAATCGCCACTAGAGTCGGAAGTATTGAGAGAAGTTCTGACTTTTATTTACAGTGACAGAGCCCCGAGAGTCGATGAGATACCTGAGAAGCTATTGGCTGCTGCTGACTATTATCAGCTTGGCCGACTTAAGAGTTTGTGTGAAGAGGCTTTACACAAGAAACTTACAGTGAACAATGCTATTAAAACCTTACAGTTAGCAGATTTACATTCggcaaaaacattgaaaaatttaactttagaATTCATAAAGGATGGTCAAGCAAAACTAATAACAAAGACTGAAGGTTGGGCAATGGTGAAGTCAGTAGAGCtgattaaaagtatttatgaGCATATAATGACAGATGATGTAGATgcagatattaaataa
- the LOC123701377 gene encoding probable RNA-binding protein EIF1AD: MSKVNKRKHVMNETLWDDYELPKENQSIVKVLRSRGNNLHEITTPSGEEYLVSMPTKFRKNIWVKRGDYILVEPIAEGDKVKAEIVKIMNKDSIKYYKENKVWPKEFDDVKKDDNTNNGDGDSDDDLFVNTNRVQMQTYDSDSDTSESDDSDNSDKK, from the exons ATGTCGAAAGTAAATAAACGGAAACATGTAATGAACGAGACTCTATGGGACGACTATGAGTTGCCCAAAGAAAATCAGAGTATTGTAAAAGTTTTAAGAAGTAGAGGAAATAACTTACACGAG ATTACTACACCAAGTGGCGAAGAATATCTAGTATCTATGCCCACAAAATTTAGGAAGAATATTTGGGTGAAACGAGGAGATTACATCCTCGTTGAACCAATTGCAGAAGGAGACAAAGTGAAAGCGGAAATCGTCAAAATAATGAACAAggattctataaaatattataaagaaaataaagtttGGCCTAAGGAGTTTGACGATGTTAAAAAAGATGATAATACTAATAATGGTGATGGTGATAGTGATGATGATTTGTTTGTGAACACTAATAGAGTTCAAATGCAAACTTATGATAGTGATAGTGACACGAGTGAGAGTGACGATAGTGATAatagtgataaaaaataa
- the LOC123701296 gene encoding AP-1 complex subunit mu-1, translating to MSSSAIYILDVKGKVLISRNYRGDVDMGVIDKFMPLLMEKEEEGMLTPLLQTSECTFAYIKTNNLYIVSTTKKNANIALVFVFLYKIVEVMTEYFKELEEESIRDNFVVIYELLDELLDFGYPQTTDSKILQEYITQEGHKLEMQPRIPMAVTNAVSWRSEGIKYRKNEVFLDVIESVNLLANSNGNVLRSEIVGAIKMRVYLSGMPELRLGLNDKVLFESTGRGKSKSVELEDVKFHQCVRLSRFENDRTISFIPPDGEFELMSYRLNTHVKPLIWIESVIERHAHSRVEYMIKAKSQFKRRSTANNVEIIIPVPADADSPKFKTTIGSVKYTPEQNAITWSIKSFPGGKEYLMRAHFGLPSVECEETDGKPPIQVKFEIPYFTTSGIQVRYLKIIEKSGYQALPWVRYITQNGDYQLRTN from the coding sequence atGTCTTCGTCAGCAATATACATACTGGACGTTAAGGGGAAAGTCCTTATATCCAGAAATTACCGCGGCGATGTTGATATGGGTGTGATCGATAAGTTCATGCCCCTCTTGAtggaaaaagaagaagaaggaATGTTAACTCCTCTTCTACAAACCAGCGAGTGTACTTTTGCATATATTAAAACTAACAACCTTTACATAGTATCAACAACAAAGAAAAATGCTAATATTGCCTTGGTATTTGtgtttctatataaaatagtGGAAGTCATGACTGAATATTTCAAGGAACTAGAAGAAGAAAGTATCAGAGATAATTTCGTCGTAATTTATGAGTTGCTTGATGAGTTATTAGATTTTGGATATCCACAGACAACTGACAGCAAGATTTTGCAAGAGTACATTACTCAAGAAGGTCATAAATTAGAAATGCAGCCTCGAATTCCAATGGCTGTGACAAATGCTGTGTCGTGGAGGTCAGAAGGGATTAAATATCGGAAGAATGAAGTATTTCTTGATGTCATTGAGTCTGTAAATCTATTGGCAAATTCAAACGGGAATGTTCTGCGTAGTGAAATAGTTGGAGCCATAAAAATGAGGGTGTACCTGTCTGGAATGCCAGAATTGCGACTTGGTCTCAATGATAAGGTACTTTTCGAAAGTACAGGAAGGGGGAAATCAAAATCTGTTGAGCTGGAAGATGTGAAGTTCCACCAATGCGTGAGATTGTCTAGATTTGAAAACGACAGGACAATTTCTTTCATTCCACCTGATGGTGAGTTTGAGCTGATGTCCTACAGGCTCAACACTCATGTGAAGCCCCTTATCTGGATCGAATCTGTCATAGAACGACATGCACACTCCCGTGTTGAATACATGATTAAAGCCAAGTCGCAATTCAAGAGACGTTCAACAGCCAACAATGTTGAGATTATTATTCCAGTGCCTGCTGATGCTGATTCTCCAAAATTCAAAACTACAATTGGCAGTGTTAAATATACACCAGAGCAAAATGCCATTACCTGGTCTATAAAGTCATTCCCAGGGGGCAAGGAATACTTAATGAGAGCGCATTTCGGCCTACCGTCCGTTGAGTGCGAGGAGACTGATGGAAAACCCCCAATACaagtaaaatttgaaatcCCATACTTTACAACGTCTGGTATTCAAGTGCGGTACTTGAAGATCATTGAAAAGAGTGGTTATCAGGCACTACCCTGGGTTCGGTACATTACCCAAAACGGCGACTATCAGCTAAGAACAAATTAG
- the LOC123701295 gene encoding DNA polymerase subunit gamma-1, mitochondrial produces the protein MRFKRTSFCINKNIYSACLLCRSYCSDVLPLSETKIIRKHKEISKNEETPEKTECPKDTEEFRVNAVNIQMISKNIYKQLFKDSPTEIDPNIVKNCQAHLLQHGINYKEYSKLPDVQLKLPDLEGKDIVEHFYNIGKKQSAPYKKLLNELASRKLPELPKIWLKSKGWTKYTPEGPKSVPCPDDDVLVFDVEVLMAAGKRPTLACAVSPDAWYSWVSEPLASGKAHESFSEVNYEDLIPLETDGHKPCGDLNRPRIVVGHNVSYDRAKIKEQYWLERTGVRFMDTMSMHTCVSGVTSYQRTVLKAKNKEPDPSDDDWIEISSLNSLSEVHKLYCGKAIDKQTRDIFVEGTMEDVHNNFQTLMSYCAGDVIATHNVLRELFPMFLERFPHPVTLAGMLELGTAYLPVNSNWTQYIDSAETVFNDYKLESQQLLSLKADEACRLMEKKEYKNDLWMWNEDWSTQTLKLKKSTSKKTDIPEDIKPDKQTKTQDNFETLSESYIESLEANNGEKVKVPEELVKKFQYLYDLRSSLPVKRPYLAGYPAWYRKLCTKPGKDPDWSPGANNITTSMQITPKLLRLSWEGYPLHYIQGEGWGFLVPYSRTRGDLEEGEIPLPLETLLSSCPIVTCKGTEVDAESYVLPKTVEEDLGKRAYFARKRKLEQAAANQYHGLGVWTGIEIQGCCHFLRLPHKDGPKYKVGNPLARDFLNMFSQNVLSAQGNDAEKVLTYGRMMSYWRNNRERVMGQQVVWLPEEILPEHLRGTLRRYGAIIPQVVVCGTLTRRASEPTWMTASNATAERIGSELRALVQAPPKYRFVGADVDSQELWIAALLGDSGTQLCGGSAFGWAVLAGHKAAATDLHSLTARAANVQRDHAKVINYARIYGAGQNFAERLLKQFNPTMTISEAKSKAAKMFTTTKGRRVYTLKKKYMLGLMDEDIEDQKVEMTSYQATRLAKMSGKQVEDMFERPRWVGGTESCMFNKLEDIADSVEPKTAFLEGRLSRALEHSAGRWGGTRLNWAVQSAAADFLHLMLVSMTHLAPKARFCLSFHDEVRYLVPDEHKYETALALQITNLFTRTFCSQRVGIKDLPLSVAFFTSVEVDQVLRKESNLSCTTPSNPHGLENGYGIPNGESLTIFDVLDKCKINKE, from the exons ATGCGATTTAAAAGGACaagtttttgtataaataaaaacatatatagCGCTTGTTTACTATGTAGAAGTTATTGTAGTGATGTTCTTCCTTTGagtgaaacaaaaataatcagAAAACATAAAGAAATTTCTAAGAATGAAGAAACTCCTGAAAAAACCGAATGTCCAAAGGATACTGAAGAGTTTAGGGTCAATGCTGTTAATATACAGatgatttcaaaaaatatctaCAAACAACTATTCAAGGACAGTCCTACTGAAATAGAcccaaatattgttaaaaa ttgcCAAGCTCATCTCTTACAGCAcggtataaattataaagaatatagCAAACTTCCAGATGTTCAATTAAAGTTGCCAGATTTAGAAGGAAAAGATATTGTagaacatttttataacatcGGAAAGAAACAATCTGCTCCTTATAAAAAGTTGTTAAATGAATTGGCATCAAGAAAGCTGCCAGAATTACCAAAG ATATGGCTAAAAAGTAAAGGCTGGACAAAATACACACCAGAAGGCCCCAAATCAGTTCCATGCCCTGATGATGATGTCTTGGTTTTTGATGTTGAAGTTTTGATGGCCGCGGGTAAAAGGCCAACCCTGGCTTGTGCAGTATCTCCTGATGCATG GTACAGCTGGGTAAGCGAACCACTAGCCAGTGGCAAAGCCCATGAATCTTTTAGTGAAGTGAATTACGAAGACCTCATTCCTTTAGAAACAGATGGACACAAGCCATGCGGTGATTTGAATAGGCCCAGGATAGTAGTTGGACATAATGTGTCGTACGATAGAGCGAAGATTAAAGAGCAGTATTGGTTGGAAAGGACGg GTGTGCGTTTCATGGACACAATGTCGATGCACACGTGTGTGAGTGGGGTGACGAGCTACCAGCGCACAGTGCTAAAGGCGAAGAACAAAGAGCCCGATCCTAGTGACGATGATTGGATTGAAATTAGCTCATTGAATAGTCTTTCGGAG GTACATAAGCTCTATTGTGGTAAGGCAATCGACAAGCAAACCCGGGATATCTTCGTAGAAGGCACGATGGAAGACGTACATAATAACTTCCAAACGCTCATGAGTTACTGCGCTGGTGACGTCATCGCGACTCATAACGTACTAAGGGAACTATTCCCGATGTTTCTAGAAAGATTTCCTCATCCTGTAACGTTGGCTGGGATGTTGGAACTAG gTACAGCATACTTACCCGTAAACTCCAATTGGACGCAATACATCGACTCAGCAGAAACGGTATTCAATGATTACAAGCTGGAATCTCAACAGTTGCTATCCCTTAAAGCAGATGAAGCCTGTCGCCTTATGGAGAAAAAAGAATACAAAAACGACCTTTGGATGTGGAATGAAGATTGGTCAACGCAAactttaaaactgaaaaagtCTACGTCGAAAAAGACAGATATTCCTGAAGACATAAAACctgataaacaaacaaaaactcaGGATAATTTTGAAACGTTAAGTGAAAGTTATATAGAAAGCTTAGAAGCAAATAACGGAGAAAAAGTAAAGGTTCCAGAAGAACTAGtcaaaaagtttcaatatttgtACGATTTACGAAGTTCGTTGCCGGTAAAAAGGCCGTATTTAGCCGGATATCCGGCGTGGTATAGGAAATTGTGTACGAAGCCAGGGAAGGATCCTGATTGGTCGCCTGGCGCTAATAATATTACGACCAGCATGCAG ATAACCCCAAAACTTCTCCGTTTATCATGGGAAGGTTACCCCCTCCACTATATCCAGGGAGAGGGGTGGGGGTTTCTCGTCCCCTACAGTAGAACAAGGGGAGATCTAGAAGAGGGGGAAATTCCTTTACCCCTAGAAACGTTGTTATCCTCCTGTCCTATAGTTACGTGTAAGGGGACTGAAGTTGATGCCGAATCGTATGTATTGCCGAAAACTGTTGAG GAGGATCTTGGAAAGCGTGCGTATTTTGCGAGGAAAAGAAAGCTAGAACAAGCGGCAGCAAATCAATACCATGGGTTAGGGGTTTGGACAGGCATAGAGATACAAG ggtgttgCCATTTTCTTCGATTGCCGCACAAAGATGGCCCAAAATACAAAGTCGGCAATCCTCTAGCGCGGGATTTCCTAAACATGTTCAGTCAAAACGTTCTGTCAGCGCAGGGAAATGATGCAGAAAag GTACTAACCTACGGTCGAATGATGTCCTACTGGCGAAATAACAGAGAGCGAGTCATGGGCCAACAAGTTGTATGGTTACCTGAGGAAATACTGCCGGAACATTTAAGAGGGACATTGAGAAGATATGGTGCGATTATACCGCAGGTGGTAGTGTGTGGCACGCTTACTAGACG AGCCAGCGAACCAACATGGATGACAGCTAGCAATGCGACAGCAGAACGTATCGGTTCTGAGTTACGCGCGCTCGTGCAAGCGCCGCCGAAGTACCGCTTCGTTGGCGCTGATGTTGATTCTCAG GAGCTATGGATAGCCGCGTTGCTAGGCGACAGTGGCACGCAGCTGTGCGGTGGGAGCGCGTTCGGGTGGGCGGTGCTAGCGGGGCACAAAGCGGCTGCTACTGATCTGCACTCGCTGACTGCGCGAGCTGCTAATGTACAGAGAGATCATGCGAAAGTGATTAATTACGCGAGGATTTATG GAGCCGGACAAAACTTTGCGGAACGATTGCTAAAACAATTTAACCCCACTATGACAATATCAGAAGCAAAGAGCAAAGCTGCCAAAATGTTCACTACAACGAAAGGTAGAAGAGTGTATACATTGAAGAAGAAATATATGTTGGGCCTTATGGATGAAGATATTGAAGATCAG AAAGTTGAGATGACATCATATCAAGCGACAAGACTAGCCAAGATGAGCGGCAAACAAGTTGAAGACATGTTCGAGAGACCCCGTTGGGTGGGCGGTACCGAGTCGTGCATGTTCAACAAGCTTGAAGATATTGCGG ATTCCGTAGAACCAAAAACGGCATTCCTCGAAGGGCGATTATCGCGCGCACTAGAACATAGCGCGGGACGGTGGGGGGGAACTCGGCTGAACTGGGCGGTACAGAGCGCAGCTGCTGACTTCCTGCATCTCATGCTAGTTAGCATGACGCACTTGGCACCGAAAGCGAG ATTCTGCCTAAGTTTCCACGATGAAGTGCGCTACTTGGTACCTGATGAACATAAATACGAAACAGCACTTGCTCTACAAATCACCAATTTATTTACGAGAACATTTTGTTCCCAAAG aGTCGGTATAAAAGATCTACCACTATCAGTTGCATTCTTTACGTCTGTTGAAGTGGATCAAGTTTTACGGAAGGAATCAAATTTAAGTTGTACGACACCTTCTAATCCGCACGGCTTAGAAAATGGATATGGCATACCTAATGGAGAATCATTGACCATATTCGATGTACTTGataagtgtaaaataaataaggaataa